The following proteins are co-located in the Silene latifolia isolate original U9 population chromosome 1, ASM4854445v1, whole genome shotgun sequence genome:
- the LOC141594582 gene encoding ubiquitin-activating enzyme E1 1-like, producing MLPLKRPLEGARDADMDAEEVTVTPAAMGIGDGEVNGGSNIPSENNKPSENNKPSEVNKASEIDEDLHSRQLAVYGRETMRRLFASNVIVSGLQGLGAEIAKNLILAGVKSVTLHDEGVVDLWDLSSNFIFSEEDVGKNRARVSLQKLQELNNSVSVSTLTTELTKEMLAEFQAAVFTNISLDKAVDFDEYCRNHQPPIAFIKAEVRGLFGSIFCDFGPAFTVVDVDGNDPYSGIIASISNDNPALITCVDDERLEFQDGDLVVFSEVCGMTELNDGKPRKVKSARPYSFTLDEDTTNFTPYEKGGIVTQVKQPKVLNFRSLREALTDPGDFLLSDFAKFDRPPLLHLAFQALDKFVSELGRFPLAGSEEDAQKLVSFVSEINDSSSDGRLEGIDQKVLRHFAFGAKAVLNPMAALFGGIVGQEVIKACSGKFHPLFQFYYFDSVESLPSEPVDPSDFKPLNSRYDAQISVFGAKLQKKLEEAKLFVVGSGALGCEFLKNLALMGVSCGSEGKLTITDDDVIEKSNLSRQFLFRDWNIGQSKSTVAATAAASMNPRLRIEALQNRASPETENVFDDTFWENLSVVINALDNVNARLYIDQRCVYFQKPLLESGTLGAKCNTQMVIPHLTENYGASRDPPEKQAPMCTLHSFPHNIDHCLTWARSEFEGLLEKTPAEVNAYLSNPGEYAAAMTKAGDAQARDTLERVIECLDTERCETFQDCITWARLRFEDYFYNRVKQLTFTFPEDAVTSSGASFWSAPKRFPRPLQFSVDDQSHLLFVTAASILRADTFGIPIPDWVKSPQKMMDAVGRVIVPDFKPKKDVKIVTDEKETNLSNASIDDGEVIEQLIARLENCRKQLSKGYKMCPVQFEKDDDTNYHMDMIAGLANMRARNYSIPEVDKLKAKFIAGRIIPAIATSTAMATGLVCLELYKVLDGGHNVEAYRNTFANLALPLFSMAEPVPPKVIKHRDMSWTVWDRWILKDNPTLKELLDWLRNKGLNAYSVSYGSCLLYNSMFPRHRDRMDKKLVDLARDVAKAELPTNRRHFDVVVACEDDEDNDVDIPQVSVYFK from the exons ATGCTTCCTCTCAAACGACCGCTGGAAGGAGCACGTGACGCTGACATGGACGCCGAAGAAGTTACCGTTACTCCCGCCGCCATGGGAATCGGAGATGGTGAAGTTAACGGCGGAAGCAACATACCGTCGGAGAACAACAAACCGTCGGAGAACAACAAACCGTCGGAGGTTAACAAAGCGTCGGAAATTGACGAGGATTTACACAGTCGTCAGCTCGCTGTGTACGGTCGTGAGACGATGCGTCGTCTTTTTGCCTCGAATGTTATTGTTTCAGGATTGCAAGGCCTCGGTGCTGAAATCG CAAAGAATCTTATCCTTGCTGGAGTTAAGTCTGTGACATTGCATGATGAAGGAGTTGTAGACCTGTGGGATTTGTCCAGCAACTTCATATTTTCAGAGGAAGATGTAGGAAAGAATCGTGCTCGGGTGTCTCTTCAGAAGCTACAAGAACTGAATAATTCTGTATCAGTTTCTACATTAACCACTGAGTTGACCAAAGAAATGCTTGCTGAATTTCAG GCTGCCGTGTTCACTAATATTAGCTTGGATAAAGCAGTTGACTTTGATGAATATTGCCGCAACCATCAGCCTCCAATTGCTTTCATCAAGGCTGAAGTACGTGGCCTATTTGGTAGTATCTTCTGCGACTTTGGTCCTGCGTTTACTGTTGTTGATGTGGATGGTAACGATCCATACTCAGGGATAATTGCATCCATCAGTAATGATAACCCCGCTCTTATTACTTGTGTGGATGATGAGAGGCTTGAGTTTCAAGATGGCGATCTTGTCGTGTTCTCAGAAGTGTGCGGTATGACCGAATTAAACGACGGGAAGCCTAGAAAGGTTAAGAGTGCTCGGCCTTATTCTTTTACTCTTGATGAAGATACTACCAATTTTACCCCATATGAGAAAGGTGGTATCGTAACCCAGGTGAAACAGCCAAAGGTGTTGAATTTTAGATCATTACGGGAAGCACTAACAGACCCTGGTGATTTTCTGCTAAGTGACTTCGCCAAGTTTGACAGGCCACCTCTACTTCATCTAGCTTTCCAGGCATTGGACAAGTTTGTGTCAGAATTGGGTAGATTTCCTTTGGCTGGATCTGAGGAAGATGCTCAAAAATTAGTCTCTTTTGTTTCCGAAATTAATGATAGTTCATCTGATGGGAGACTTGAAGGTATTGATCAGAAGGTTCTTCGTCACTTCGCTTTCGGTGCAAAGGCTGTTTTGAACCCAATGGCTGCATTGTTTGGTGGCATTGTTGGCCAAGAAGTTATAAAGGCATGCTCTGGGAAGTTCCACCCACTCTTCCAG TTTTACTACTTCGACTCTGTGGAATCCCTTCCATCAGAGCCAGTAGATCCAAGTGATTTCAAACCCTTGAACAGTCGTTATGATGCTCAAATTTCTGTTTTCGGAGCCAAGCTTCAGAAAAAGCTTGAGGAGGCAAAATTGTTTGTGGTCGGCTCTGGTGCTCTGGGTTGTGAATTCCTAAAAAATCTTGCTTTGATGGGAGTTTCTTGTGGCAGTGAAGGGAAGTTAACTATTACCGATGATGATGTCATAGAGAAGAGTAACCTTAGCAGACAATTTCTTTTCCGTGATTGGAATATCGGGCAGTCAAAGTCAACTGTTGCTGCTACAGCAGCTGCTTCAATGAATCCCCGGCTTCGTATTGAAGCTCTTCAAAATCGTGCAAGCCCTGAGACTGAGAATGTTTTTGATGACACATTTTGGGAGAATCTCAGTGTTGTAATCAATGCACTTGATAACGTCAATGCTAGGCTCTACATTGATCAGAGGTGTGTATATTTCCAAAAACCTCTTCTGGAATCTGGAACCCTTGGGGCTAAGTGCAATACTCAGATGGTCATACCTCATCTGACTGAAAACTATGGGGCTTCACGTGATCCACCTGAGAAACAAGCACCCATGTGTACTTTACACTCTTTTCCACACAATATTGACCATTGCTTGACGTGGGCACGTTCAGAGTTTGAGGGACTCCTTGAAAAGACACCTGCTGAAGTAAATGCCTATCTGAGCAACCCTGGTGAATATGCAGCTGCCATGACAAAAGCTGGTGATGCACAGGCTAGGGATACTCTTGAGCGTGTTATCGAGTGCCTTGACACAGAGAGATGTGAGACATTCCAGGATTGCATCACGTGGGCTCGGTTAAG GTTTGAAGACTATTTCTACAACCGTGTAAAGCAGTTGACATTTACATTTCCTGAGGATGCTGTGACTAGTTCTGGTGCATCATTCTGGTCAGCTCCAAAACGTTTCCCGCGCCCATTGCAGTTCTCTGTTGATGACCAGAGCCATCTCCTCTTTGTGACTGCAGCATCTATACTGCGTGCAGACACGTTTggtatccctatacctgactgggTGAAATCACCACAAAAAATGATGGATGCTGTTGGTAGGGTGATTGTTCCTGATTTTAAACCGAAGAAAGATGTGAAGATAGTTACTGACGAAAAAGAAACAAACCTTTCTAATGCTTCAATAGACGATGGTGAGGTGATTGAACAACTCATTGCCAGGTTAGAAAATTGCAGGAAACAACTTTCTAAAGGCTACAAGATGTGTCCAGTACAATTTGAGAAG GATGATGATACAAACTACCACATGGATATGATTGCTGGACTTGCCAACATGAGGGCTAGAAACTACAGCATCCCGGAAGTTGACAAACTGAAGGCCAAGTTCATTGCCGGGAGGATCATACCAGCCATTGCGACATCCACTGCCATGGCGACAGGTCTAGTCTGTCTTGAGCTCTACAAAGTCTTGGATGGAGGACATAACGTGGAGGCTTACCGCAACACTTTTGCTAATCTGGCACTTCCTCTCTTCTCAATGGCTGAGCCAGTCCCACCAAAAGTGATCAAGCACCGAGACATGAGCTGGACAGTTTGGGACCGTTGGATCCTGAAGGACAATCCAACATTGAAAGAGCTTCTGGATTGGCTCCGAAACAAAGGGCTCAACGCTTACAGTGTCTCATATGGCAGTTGCTTGCTGTACAATAGCATGTTCCCGAGACACAGAGACAGAATGGACAAGAAGCTGGTTGATCTTGCTAGGGATGTTGCTAAAGCGGAGCTCCCGACTAATCGTAGGCATTTTGATGTGGTGGTTGCTTGCGAAGATGACGAGGATAATGATGTCGATATTCCCCAGGTCTCAGTTTACTTCAAGTAG
- the LOC141594588 gene encoding gamma-interferon-responsive lysosomal thiol protein-like — MASLQHHHHSLQIFLLLHVIFFLHYHSSSSCYAQVYDSSPKVDLTVYYEALCPFCSYFIAHDLVKLFSYDLINIVNLRLVPWGNAALDPSGYFHCQHGSGECLLNTVEACAVNAYPEPYKHYFLIQCIESLAYQQREAEWQSCFGRVSLNSQPIFDCYNQGNGRRLEIQNAYETKQLNPPHAYVPWVVVNNQPLREDYRNFVAHVCRAYKGTSIPAVCASSQFLINSFADAALPVCSAGLPKNLTSFTPTEVLKQSRQVFN, encoded by the exons atggcTTCTCTACAACACCACCATCATTCTCTCCAAATCTTTCTTCTACTCCACGTTATATTTTTCCTTCATTACCACTCTTCTTCTTCATGTTATGCTCAAGTTTACGACTCTTCTCCGAAAGTCGATCTCACAGTGTATTATGAAGCACTTTGCCCATTTTGCTCTTATTTTATAGCTCATGATTTGGTTAAACTGTTCAGTTATGACCTCATTAACATAGTTAATCTTCGGTTGGTTCCTTGGGGTAATGCTGCTTTGGACCCTTCTGGTTATTTCCACTGTCAG CATGGGTCAGGAGAGTGCTTGCTGAATACTGTTGAAGCTTGTGCAGTTAATGCATACCCTGAACCT TACAAACACTACTTCTTGATCCAATGCATTGAGAGTCTGGCCTATCAACAGAGAGAAGCAGAGTGGCAAAGCTGTTTCGGTCGAGTATCATTAAACTCTCAGCCTATCTTTGACTGTTACAATCAGGGAAATGGTCGAAGG CTTGAAATACAGAATGCATATGAAACTAAACAGCTAAACCCACCTCATGCATATGTCCCTTGGGTGGTGGTGAACAATCAGCCACTCCGAGAG GACTACCGGAACTTCGTTGCCCATGTCTGCAGAGCTTACAAAGGGACATCAATTCCAGCTGTGTGTGCTTCCTCTCAGTTTCTGATCAACTCATTTGCTGATGCGGCTCTCCCGGTTTGCTCTGCAGGACTTCCAAAGAATCTAACATCATTTACACCAACTGAAGTACTTAAGCAGAGTAGGCAGGTGTTTAATTGA
- the LOC141594596 gene encoding kinetochore protein SPC24 homolog: protein MGEKLQEIDVKQLLSFCDDLVGVLRDNRDITNSNHYVENSKTLQSACSSDFSATQIAISDYKKKIDECKLKIETARSEVVGDEDIDRLQKDLDEELKREELLREELRALVAEIDELDEQRVSIEKQRQRLKKLEEEEEKEQRKLSFYASVTKIIPDLESNSKICGHIVNRDKKVVKKFEFDPAKEDAFDICNKTWKMIDQ from the exons ATGGGGGAAAAATTGCAAGAAATCGACGTGAAGCAGCTATTATCTTTCTGTGACGATCTTGTTGGTGTTCTAAGAGACAATAGAGATATCACAAACTCGAATCACTACGTTGAAAACTCTAAAACTCTTCAATCTGCTTGTAGTTCCGATTTCAGCGCTACCCAGATCGCCATTTCAG ATTATAAGAAAAAGATTGATGAGTGCAAGCTCAAAATAGAAACTGCAAGATCTGAAGTTGTTGGTGATGAAGATATAGACCGTCTTCAGAAAGACCTTGACGAGGAGTTAAAAAGAGAAGAGTTGCTTCGAGAGGAGCTCAGA GCGCTTGTTGCCGAGATAGATGAGTTAGATGAACAACGGGTTTCAATAGAAAAACAAAGACAACGGCTGAAGAAacttgaggaagaagaagaaaaagaaca GAGGAAGCTTTCATTCTATGCATCCGTGACGAAGATCATTCCTGATCTAGAGAGCAACTCAAAAATTTGTGGCC ATATTGTCAATCGAGATAAGAAAGTGGTGAAGAAGTTTGAATTTGATCCAGCGAAAGAAGATGCTTTCGACATTTGCAACAAGACTTGGAAGATGATAGATCAGTAA